ACTGACGCGCACAGCACAAGCGAGCCCGACTGCCCGACCCCACTCGCAGCCACAGATGCATGCCCGCGCGCCACCTTCCCCGACCAAAGCCCGGCCGGCCGCACCCCCCGCCCGAATCTCCGatcgccgccgctccggccgccggaaACTCCCACACCTCGCCCTCGCCCAAGCCCGGCCAACAACACTGCCGTCCAATCCTCCGCCGTAGTCCCCAACATCGCCAGACTCCCCGGCGTCGCCCGCCCCGTCCTGATCGCGCATACCTTCAGGTAAAAAACGCAAATCCCAACCTTTTTACTCTGAAACCCAACGAAAAAAACCCCCTCAATTTCCAGGGGCTCGCGTACACTGCACCCTACCCTTTCCGCTCACTTCTCAACCAGAAGCCATGGCCAAGACCAAGGATGCCTCGCCGGTTCCGGAACGGAGGCGCACACGCGCCCGGTGCCACCGTTGGTTGCAGAGCCATTCGTCGCGATCCGGTACTGACACAaccttcttgttgttgttgtctcCATCAGAAGCTAGCCTGCCTCCCATTTTAGCTTAGCGTGCACTGTTTGCACCGGATGATGGGGGAGGAACCGTTAGCATCTTCGTGAAGGCTTTGCGCGCTTGCACTTCGTTTTCAGCTCCGAAAGTTCGTGCGTGGCCTTGTGCTCTTATGGACGTGGCGTTCGCTGAATCGTTAGAAAGAGATGCGTTTACTTTCAAAagggggaaggggaaggggaaaaGTTAGCCGGAAGACTTTCAGTTCTTGGTCTTTCTGGGTGATGGTGACTGTAGGAATGTGTTTCGTGCTAGCAAGGATTCCGTGTGTGAAACCATGGTGGCCGTAGAAATGCATTTCGGCATAGTCCCAGCGATCCAAGCAAGCCCTGAAGATGGCATTCTCGACAGCGCCGTGGGTTGTAGCTAACTCATGCTGCTGAGATTTTGAGATTTCAAGTGAAACCGGTAGAAGATTCAGATATCGCGGCATGTGCATGATTGGGCACTACTGCTTACAACACGAACAAGCAAATATGCTTGCCCAGCTACCTTGCAGCAATGGTCTCCTACTGAATCATAAAGAGCCTGTCATTCCTGAATGTTCGATCGTTCACTGTGAATTAATCATCTTTGCCTGCTGATCATATCTATTTCGTACAGTAGTACTACAACTTAAGTATACAACACTGTCAACGGAGCCTAGAACCCGCAATGCTGAGGTTACCAGCCGACCAGGGAAGATTCTCTGCCGTTTGTCTCTGGAATCCCCTGCCTAACATTGCCACACTCGTAGGTTGGCCAGATTCTGAATGCCACAAAGTCTGAAGACTTCATTGGACATCTTGCACATATCCACGCCGCGAGTATATGTACGGGGTACGGCTGACGGTACGTTCATCGGCGTCGAGTTGCGCGCAACACTTGCCTCGACAGCCACTCCAGTACGAACACGTCctgatttttctcattttgaTCTGAAGCTAGCAGAAACTGCTTATATAACGTATGGTTCAGGGAGTAGTGTCATGCTAAAGACTTATTGATCTAGCTGTATTAGCATTTAGCTCTCACTGATGTACGATCGATAATGTCAAGTTGCAAAGTGTGCTCCCGTAAGATAGAATTCAACTCCTCTCAGTTATCATTCTTCCATGTCTTGTTGTGCTCTAGCAATGTGCCAATGTGATCGATCGGTAGTTACATTGTTGTACTTTTTTTCTTATGAATGATCGATGCTGAAGGTGAATTTGCCTTGCAGATTCTCCGAGGTTGATGGAGGCCGCTGACGAATCCGCCGCCGGTGTTCAAGTCCCGGACAGCCGCTCCGCTGAGGAGCAGGCCTTCAGGGTAAGTCTTGGCTTGCTGTCGTcgatcatgcatgcagctagcCCACTTGATCGACCCACGACCCTGAGCAGTCGCGTACGTTCGTGGCGATGTAGGAGCGGCACGGCGACCCGAtggccacggcggcgtccTCCCCGGACTCGCCGTTCACGGCATCGGCGAtccgcgcggcggcgcaccCGGTCTCCATCAGCCTGCCGGCCTCGCCGACGCGGTTCGTCAACGACGTGGTGGCCCGGACGGACGCGGAGTTCCCCACGCGGCTGCCTCACGCCGTCTCCATAGCCGCCGACTACTCCGCGGCGTCGcgcatgccgatgccgatgccgccgcggccacggccGCCCCAGACGATGGCCATGATGATGTCCGCCATGCCGGCCGCGGCTTTCGAGCAGGCCGAGAAGATGATGTTCCGCTCGCAGCCGATCCCTgccgcggcggccagcaaCGACGGCGGCAACTCGAACTCGCAGTCCCAGCAGCTGGTGCAGGACGACTCGAGCCGCGGGAGCGTGCGCATGGCGCGGAGCAAGGCGCGCGCCAGGGACACGAGCTACGACTCGTTCAAGACGTGGTCCGGGAAGCTGGAGAAGCAGATCACCACGCACCTCCGGGGCGTCGGCGTGGTCAGGCAGCAGGGGGAAGGCGGGGCCGagccagaggaagaagaacgcggcgcggcggccacgagcagcagcggccgcccCGCCTACTCTTCCGCCTCCATGCCCAGAGTCCAGCGCTTCTTCGCCGCCCTCGAAGGCCCCGAACTCGACAAGCTACGGgtacatatatacatccatggtctctctctctctctctcgcatTGAAGATCGTATAGTACAGATCATGATACGTGGCATTGTGTGTCTAGTCGTCGGAGGAGCTGGTGCTGCCGTCGGACAAGACGTGGCCGTTCCTGCTGCGGTTCCCGGTGTCGTCGTTCGGGATGTGCCTGGGGATGAGCAGCCAGGCCATCCTGTGGAAGAACATCGCCATCTCGGCGTCCACGCGGTTCCTCCACATCACGCTCCGGACAAACCTGGTCCTCTGGTGCGTCTCCGTGGCGCTCATGTGCTTCGTCTCGGCCCTCTACGCCTGCAAGGTGGCCTTCTACTTCGAGGCGGTGCGCCGGGAGTACTACCACCCGATCCGGGTCAACTTCTTCTTCGCGCCCTGGATCGCCTGCCTCTTCCTGGCCATCGGGGTGCCGGAGCTGGTGGTGGAGAGCCTCCCGCACTGGCTCTGGTACGTGCTCATGGCGCCCATCGCGTGCCTGGAGCTCAAGATCTACGGCCAGTGGAtctccggcggccagcgcCGGCTCTCCAGGGTGGCCAACCCGTCCAACCACCTCTCCGTCGTGGGGAACTTTGTCGGCGCGTTGCTGGGCGCCATCATGGGCCTCAGGGAAGggcccatcttcttcttcgccgtcGGGCTGGCCCACTACACCGTGCTGTTCGTGACGTTGTACCAGCGGCTGCCTACCAGCGAGACGCTACCCCGGGACCTTCACccggtcttcttcctcttcgtcgCCGCGCCCAGCGTCGCCTGCCTCGCCTGGGCAAGGATCACCGGCCAGTTCGGCTACGGCTCCCGCATCGCTTACTTCATCGCCATGTTCCTCTACGCCTCGCTGGTAAGTAATAATTAAGCCCATAGTCGTGCCTCAAAAGTCTCAAATCCCAGCTTGATCTCGTTGCTGTTAACTGTGACATTGGTGCGTGCGTGCAGGCAGTGAGGATCAACATGTTCAGGGGGTTCAGGTTCTCGCTGGCGTGGTGGGCGTACACGTTCCCGATGACGAGCGCGGCGATCGCGGCGATACGGTACTCGTCGGAGGTGAAGAACGCCTTCACGCAGACCATGTGCATCGCGCTCACCGTGGTGGCCACGCTCACGGTCACGGCGCTCTTCCTCACCACGCTGCTGCACGCCGCCGTGCACCGAGACCTCTTCCCCAACGACATCGCCATCGCCATCACGGACCGCAGGCCCAGGGCATCCACCATCGCCAAGCAGCTGCACGAGCTGCAGCGCGGCCACGGGCCGCACGGCGGGAAGGGCGCCGAAGCCTGCCTGGTCGACCTCGAAGCCGCCGCGTCATGAACTCTAATCAATcgggctggctggctggctgagTTGAGAGTGCGTGTCTTCGAGCGTTTTCTTCCGTGCGTCGACTTGGCTGCCGTGCGAGGCCGGATGGACACTTCGGGCGAGAGTCGAGCGTGTGGTGTGACGCGGGGATTCGACTAGGACACGCATGTAAGTTTGCTCATGTAGACTGTAGGTACAGGAGAGAGTTGTTGATTATGACTAGCTTTCCGTGAGATGTTGTGATGTACGGCTGTACAATAAATTAAGGACAAATTATCCATCTCTGTATGTACGTTACGGTCTTATATTTAACACCGAATATTCGGGTTCACAGGTCGTCCGGGTCAAATCGGTACTTAAAAACTGATTTTCGGTTTATCTCATGCGTGTTTTTCAGGATCGGAACTAAAGATGCTCTCGTGCTACTTCTTCCGattcataacaagtgtctcACATTTTTGTGCTAACTTTGCACGGAGTACTAAATATGAGacactttgtactaaatccgaGACACTTCTTATGTATCCTGAGGTAGTAGTATTTTGGAGGGAAATAATCTAGGATCCCTTCTTTTTAGAGGAATCCAAGCACTTAGTGTGAGCTGCTTTTCTGTTGGGCCTAGTTGATGCATATGGGCCAGAGGACGGAGACATAGATGATGGTATTTATTTAACCACTCAATcgctacaaaaaaaattaacctctcaaaaaaagatagtattttttctttcgatccataataagtgtcgctgatttcgcacaaagttgtactaaatcaattTATCATGGgtcggaaggagtagtatttAATCTGATTTGAAGCAAAAGTATTCTGCTGTGAAGAAAAATCATACGTGCATCAAATATACCCACACCACCTTCATATTGTTGCTTGAAAAGAGGGTTCTTTAGGAATTGTCTGGTTAAAATTTATTCAGTGAGTGTGTGTGCTCAAGAATATTACGACTATGAGACGTGCATCGTACTTGATTTTTCTCATAAATAAAGAGTAAATTACACAGAGGTGCCACATTGGGGCTAGGGTTCAATATCAGGTCAACATTTGCTAATTGCAACAAATAGGTACCACTTTTCAGTCACACGTTGCAAATAGCTCTAAGGTGCCGACCGGAGCCCGTTGATGCCGAACATGACATGTCACACCCACCTGTCGGGCCAGCTTGGACATTGTGACCGAGCCACTTCCCGTCGCGAAGTGGAGCTTGGAGCCATGGTGGAGGCCCGGGATAGATGCCCAAAGGAGCCCATCAATTCTAgtcagtactccctccgtcccataatatgaggcacgtACGCATCTCTAgatttttaatttaattaattaaatatgtatatttttcttaacaaaaGGTATACCGTTAGATTCTTTATCAAAataactttctaatgatataattatttaatttatatttaattAGCTAAATTAACAATTTAGGGATGCGTGTGTACCTCATATCATGGGACATGAGGAGTAGCAGTCTAGACTGCCTTGACATGCAGCAAGGCCCAGGATAGATTGCCCAAAGGAGCCCATCCATgggttccttttttttcgcaaaaaaGGAGTCCATCGATAAGCAGGCTCAATTGGGTCCtgtcctctaaaaaaaactgcctATGACTGGTTTTCCGTTTCCATACCTCAGGTGGGCTGGCCTCTAGTCATTCCGTCCTGATTTGAGTCCCTTCGCACACattctcaaaaaacaaaaaaagagtcCCTTCGTACACGAATTACGTACACATGGTTGAACCCCTAAAAAAACGTACACATGGTTGCTAAAAATTAgcttaaaaaaatcatggttgctaaaaaaaatgtcatgttAAAGTCAGGGACCATTTTGTCCCTCCGATTCGCGGCGTCCGAGTTGTCTCGGCTGATTGGCCGGCCGACGACAGCCCAGCAACGTCGATTACAGCTCcctcagaaaacaaaatatgtacTCCGTACATAGCCTGAGTATCTGGTTTCTCTTCGGTCAGT
The Brachypodium distachyon strain Bd21 chromosome 2, Brachypodium_distachyon_v3.0, whole genome shotgun sequence genome window above contains:
- the LOC100833254 gene encoding S-type anion channel SLAH2 isoform X1; the encoded protein is MAKTKDASPVPERRRTRARCHRWLQSHSSRSDSPRLMEAADESAAGVQVPDSRSAEEQAFRERHGDPMATAASSPDSPFTASAIRAAAHPVSISLPASPTRFVNDVVARTDAEFPTRLPHAVSIAADYSAASRMPMPMPPRPRPPQTMAMMMSAMPAAAFEQAEKMMFRSQPIPAAAASNDGGNSNSQSQQLVQDDSSRGSVRMARSKARARDTSYDSFKTWSGKLEKQITTHLRGVGVVRQQGEGGAEPEEEERGAAATSSSGRPAYSSASMPRVQRFFAALEGPELDKLRSSEELVLPSDKTWPFLLRFPVSSFGMCLGMSSQAILWKNIAISASTRFLHITLRTNLVLWCVSVALMCFVSALYACKVAFYFEAVRREYYHPIRVNFFFAPWIACLFLAIGVPELVVESLPHWLWYVLMAPIACLELKIYGQWISGGQRRLSRVANPSNHLSVVGNFVGALLGAIMGLREGPIFFFAVGLAHYTVLFVTLYQRLPTSETLPRDLHPVFFLFVAAPSVACLAWARITGQFGYGSRIAYFIAMFLYASLAVRINMFRGFRFSLAWWAYTFPMTSAAIAAIRYSSEVKNAFTQTMCIALTVVATLTVTALFLTTLLHAAVHRDLFPNDIAIAITDRRPRASTIAKQLHELQRGHGPHGGKGAEACLVDLEAAAS
- the LOC100833254 gene encoding S-type anion channel SLAH2 isoform X2, translated to MKDSPRLMEAADESAAGVQVPDSRSAEEQAFRERHGDPMATAASSPDSPFTASAIRAAAHPVSISLPASPTRFVNDVVARTDAEFPTRLPHAVSIAADYSAASRMPMPMPPRPRPPQTMAMMMSAMPAAAFEQAEKMMFRSQPIPAAAASNDGGNSNSQSQQLVQDDSSRGSVRMARSKARARDTSYDSFKTWSGKLEKQITTHLRGVGVVRQQGEGGAEPEEEERGAAATSSSGRPAYSSASMPRVQRFFAALEGPELDKLRSSEELVLPSDKTWPFLLRFPVSSFGMCLGMSSQAILWKNIAISASTRFLHITLRTNLVLWCVSVALMCFVSALYACKVAFYFEAVRREYYHPIRVNFFFAPWIACLFLAIGVPELVVESLPHWLWYVLMAPIACLELKIYGQWISGGQRRLSRVANPSNHLSVVGNFVGALLGAIMGLREGPIFFFAVGLAHYTVLFVTLYQRLPTSETLPRDLHPVFFLFVAAPSVACLAWARITGQFGYGSRIAYFIAMFLYASLAVRINMFRGFRFSLAWWAYTFPMTSAAIAAIRYSSEVKNAFTQTMCIALTVVATLTVTALFLTTLLHAAVHRDLFPNDIAIAITDRRPRASTIAKQLHELQRGHGPHGGKGAEACLVDLEAAAS
- the LOC100833254 gene encoding S-type anion channel SLAH2 isoform X3; translation: MEAADESAAGVQVPDSRSAEEQAFRERHGDPMATAASSPDSPFTASAIRAAAHPVSISLPASPTRFVNDVVARTDAEFPTRLPHAVSIAADYSAASRMPMPMPPRPRPPQTMAMMMSAMPAAAFEQAEKMMFRSQPIPAAAASNDGGNSNSQSQQLVQDDSSRGSVRMARSKARARDTSYDSFKTWSGKLEKQITTHLRGVGVVRQQGEGGAEPEEEERGAAATSSSGRPAYSSASMPRVQRFFAALEGPELDKLRSSEELVLPSDKTWPFLLRFPVSSFGMCLGMSSQAILWKNIAISASTRFLHITLRTNLVLWCVSVALMCFVSALYACKVAFYFEAVRREYYHPIRVNFFFAPWIACLFLAIGVPELVVESLPHWLWYVLMAPIACLELKIYGQWISGGQRRLSRVANPSNHLSVVGNFVGALLGAIMGLREGPIFFFAVGLAHYTVLFVTLYQRLPTSETLPRDLHPVFFLFVAAPSVACLAWARITGQFGYGSRIAYFIAMFLYASLAVRINMFRGFRFSLAWWAYTFPMTSAAIAAIRYSSEVKNAFTQTMCIALTVVATLTVTALFLTTLLHAAVHRDLFPNDIAIAITDRRPRASTIAKQLHELQRGHGPHGGKGAEACLVDLEAAAS